One genomic segment of Cytophagia bacterium CHB2 includes these proteins:
- a CDS encoding Gfo/Idh/MocA family oxidoreductase, with the protein MLNVAVVGIGKMGLLHAGIMNGLEGVRLSAIADTSKFLLGFAQSLKDDLNIYDDYREMLDKAKPDAAVLATPVFLHVPMAAECVKRGIPFFLEKPLSIVSRDADGLVADIEKKKLCTMVGYMMRYVETFAKARELLQSGALGEIITFNATIYVSQLFKTGKGWRYDKKESGGGVVIGQATHLIDLLHWYFGQVNYISAHTRNWYSQEVEDFAHVHFEFANGVTGWFDSSWSVRHHRLLEVSINVHAANGNLSVCDDYVKLFLDKPAAGFSAGWTNFMKPDLFEGVAIDLGGPQYTRQDADFINAVKHGKLVESDVKNAHEVQKIVDAVYSSAAKHGEPMKI; encoded by the coding sequence ATGCTTAATGTTGCAGTGGTCGGCATCGGCAAGATGGGACTCTTGCATGCCGGCATCATGAACGGATTGGAAGGCGTGCGATTGAGCGCCATCGCCGACACTTCGAAATTTTTACTCGGCTTCGCTCAAAGCTTGAAAGATGACTTGAACATTTACGATGATTATCGTGAAATGCTCGACAAGGCCAAACCCGATGCGGCCGTGTTGGCGACGCCCGTGTTTTTGCATGTCCCCATGGCCGCAGAATGCGTCAAACGCGGCATTCCGTTTTTTCTGGAAAAACCTCTGAGTATCGTAAGCCGCGACGCCGACGGGCTCGTCGCCGACATTGAGAAAAAGAAGCTTTGCACGATGGTCGGCTACATGATGCGCTATGTCGAGACGTTCGCGAAAGCCAGGGAACTGCTGCAATCCGGCGCGCTTGGCGAAATCATTACGTTTAACGCGACGATTTATGTTTCGCAACTTTTTAAGACGGGCAAAGGCTGGCGCTACGACAAAAAAGAATCCGGCGGCGGTGTGGTGATCGGACAGGCCACCCATTTGATCGATTTGTTGCATTGGTATTTTGGGCAGGTGAATTACATCTCTGCGCACACGCGCAATTGGTATTCACAAGAAGTCGAGGATTTTGCCCACGTACACTTCGAATTCGCCAACGGCGTGACCGGCTGGTTCGATTCCTCCTGGAGTGTGCGGCACCATCGCCTGCTCGAAGTCAGCATCAACGTGCATGCCGCCAATGGCAACTTGAGCGTCTGCGACGACTATGTGAAGCTCTTCTTGGATAAACCGGCCGCCGGCTTTTCCGCAGGCTGGACAAATTTTATGAAGCCGGATTTGTTCGAAGGCGTTGCCATCGATCTCGGCGGGCCGCAATACACCCGGCAAGACGCCGATTTTATCAACGCTGTTAAGCACGGAAAGCTGGTTGAAAGCGACGTGAAGAACGCCCATGAGGTTCAGAAAATCGTGGATGCGGTTTATTCCTCCGCCGCAAAGCACGGCGAGCCGATGAAAATTTGA
- a CDS encoding glycosyltransferase translates to MNSSTIMARQTEKTLTPALATTPSSANGRDEKFVHVSIIVPIMNMGGEVAGIYQDLCQGLQAYGKAFEIIFVDDASTDNTWLELEKLARKDAQVKLIRMRSSFGETSALDAGLKHALGERIVFAAARVRVNLKSLPKLLLKMDAGNDLVVGWRTPRKDSGLNRMVSRSFNWIVQRFGKLQVHDINSSVIATSREVLDNIIFYGDLNIFIPVLAARKGYRVTEEQIEQLAGTFRQSRYVSEYIQRLLDIVAVIFVTKYSKKPLHFLGFFGFIFTLAGAGMSAYLFFYRLFGFGAIAGRPLLLLSVLLLVIGLQMISIGLIGEMITYTHAREQKEYNIETVVGA, encoded by the coding sequence ATGAATTCAAGTACTATCATGGCACGACAAACTGAAAAAACACTCACCCCGGCGCTGGCAACAACGCCGTCATCGGCGAATGGCCGCGATGAAAAGTTCGTGCATGTCTCCATCATTGTGCCGATCATGAACATGGGCGGTGAGGTTGCGGGTATCTATCAGGATTTGTGCCAGGGGCTGCAAGCGTACGGCAAGGCCTTCGAGATTATCTTTGTCGATGACGCAAGCACGGATAACACCTGGCTGGAGCTGGAAAAGCTTGCGCGCAAAGATGCTCAGGTCAAATTGATTCGCATGCGCTCGAGCTTCGGCGAAACCTCGGCGCTCGACGCCGGCCTCAAACACGCCCTGGGAGAACGCATCGTGTTCGCCGCTGCCCGTGTGCGCGTGAATTTAAAATCTCTGCCCAAACTGTTGCTGAAAATGGATGCCGGAAATGATCTCGTCGTGGGCTGGCGCACCCCGCGCAAAGATTCCGGCTTGAATCGCATGGTTTCGCGCAGCTTTAATTGGATCGTGCAACGGTTTGGCAAATTGCAGGTCCACGACATCAATTCCAGCGTGATTGCAACCTCACGCGAGGTGTTGGACAACATCATTTTCTACGGCGATCTCAATATCTTTATCCCGGTTTTGGCGGCGCGCAAAGGCTATCGCGTGACCGAGGAACAAATCGAGCAACTTGCCGGCACGTTTCGCCAATCGCGCTACGTCAGCGAATATATCCAGCGCCTGCTCGACATCGTTGCCGTGATTTTTGTAACGAAGTATTCCAAAAAGCCGTTGCACTTTCTCGGCTTTTTTGGATTTATTTTCACGCTGGCCGGCGCGGGCATGAGCGCGTATTTATTCTTTTATCGACTCTTTGGTTTTGGCGCGATTGCCGGCAGACCGCTGCTGTTGTTGAGCGTGCTTCTGCTGGTGATCGGTTTGCAGATGATTTCCATCGGCCTGATCGGTGAAATGATCACCTATACGCACGCCCGCGAACAAAAGGAGTATAACATCGAGACTGTGGTAGGAGCATGA
- a CDS encoding glycosyltransferase family 2 protein — translation MKLIIQIPCLNEEQTLPLTLRDLPTHIDGIDEIETLIIDDGSTDRTSLVARENGVDHLVRFTSRKGLAEAFMAGLDACVKLGADIIVNTDADNQYSGKDIEKLVRPILEHKADMVIGDRQVENISHFSPLKIKLQKLGSWVVRHVSETTVPDATSGFRAYSREAALRMNVISRFTYTLETIIQAGKKHIALTHVEISTNGKLRESRLFTSIPDYLKRSIGTILRIYVMYEPLKAFSWVGGIVFGLGMLGAGRFLYYYFTAGGGGHVQSLILSAVLMIVGFQIAMIGLVADLIAGNRRLQEDTLYRIKKLELQAIQQEKPEATNGFAGAKVKIDSAPAKAGSYAKKRLPHHDR, via the coding sequence ATGAAACTCATCATCCAAATTCCCTGCTTGAATGAAGAGCAGACCTTGCCGTTGACCCTGCGCGATTTGCCCACGCACATCGACGGCATCGACGAGATTGAAACCCTTATCATTGACGACGGCAGCACGGATCGCACCTCGCTTGTCGCGCGTGAAAACGGCGTCGACCATCTCGTGCGCTTCACCAGCCGCAAAGGCCTGGCGGAAGCCTTCATGGCCGGCCTGGACGCATGCGTCAAACTCGGCGCCGACATCATTGTCAACACCGACGCCGACAATCAATACAGCGGCAAAGACATTGAAAAACTCGTGCGGCCTATCCTCGAGCACAAAGCGGACATGGTCATCGGCGATCGCCAGGTGGAGAATATCTCACATTTCTCGCCGCTCAAGATCAAACTCCAGAAACTCGGCAGTTGGGTCGTGCGCCACGTTTCCGAAACCACGGTGCCTGACGCCACCAGTGGATTTCGCGCCTACAGTCGCGAAGCCGCGCTGCGCATGAATGTCATCTCGCGCTTCACGTATACGCTCGAAACCATCATTCAAGCGGGCAAAAAACACATTGCCCTCACCCATGTCGAGATCAGCACCAACGGCAAGCTGCGTGAATCGCGCCTGTTCACCAGCATCCCGGATTATTTGAAGCGCAGCATCGGCACCATCCTGCGCATTTATGTCATGTACGAGCCGCTCAAAGCGTTTTCCTGGGTCGGTGGAATTGTTTTCGGCCTCGGTATGCTCGGCGCCGGCCGATTCTTGTATTACTATTTCACTGCCGGCGGCGGCGGCCACGTGCAATCGTTGATTCTCTCCGCCGTTTTGATGATTGTCGGATTCCAAATTGCGATGATCGGCCTGGTCGCTGATCTCATTGCCGGGAACCGCCGGCTGCAGGAGGACACGCTATACCGCATCAAAAAGTTGGAATTGCAGGCAATTCAGCAGGAAAAGCCCGAGGCGACCAACGGCTTTGCCGGCGCAAAGGTCAAAATAGACTCCGCTCCGGCAAAAGCGGGCTCCTACGCAAAAAAACGTTTACCTCATCATGATCGTTGA